One genomic region from Pseudoduganella lutea encodes:
- a CDS encoding PepSY-associated TM helix domain-containing protein, with amino-acid sequence MDTTTGSTLYRRIWRWHFFAGLFCVPFILSLALTGGAYLFHAQIDDIVYAKEMLRAEGAAPGERLPASHLIDQAVRAFPGRAAALTLPADGLHTAQVDVQRPGAGTLQVFVDPVAGSVTGSVAEADRMMTLVKRIHSLSVLGDAGNVLIEIVAGWIIVLVATGIYLWWPRGRSGGVVSIRPAAKGRTWWRDLHAVTGIFAGVVVLFLALTGMPWSIVWGTNVNAWLSARDLGVPHGVWAGIPRSTLPAAALGELPWSQQAQPVPASDPHAAHHGAAAHPDVGHGPAPAHAQGPDSVVRTLAAIGLHDGYRLVLPRDAHGVYSAIRMPGKLEERRVVHVDQYSGAVLMDIGAAQIRPVGRITEWGVAVHQGEQYGAINLAVMLAGCLALVAMCISGIAAWWLRRPAGRLAAPPRRESDRLARGVLAIAAVLGCIFPLLGASMLAVLLLDWLLQSLRGNPQQTTTN; translated from the coding sequence ATGGACACCACCACTGGTTCCACCCTGTACCGGCGCATCTGGCGCTGGCATTTTTTCGCCGGCCTCTTCTGCGTGCCGTTCATCCTGTCGCTGGCCCTCACGGGCGGGGCCTACCTGTTCCATGCGCAGATCGACGACATCGTCTATGCAAAAGAGATGCTGCGCGCGGAAGGCGCTGCGCCCGGCGAGCGGCTGCCGGCGAGCCATCTGATCGACCAGGCCGTGCGCGCCTTTCCCGGTCGGGCCGCAGCGCTCACGTTGCCGGCCGACGGCCTGCACACTGCGCAGGTCGACGTGCAGCGCCCCGGTGCCGGCACGCTGCAGGTCTTCGTCGATCCGGTCGCGGGCAGCGTCACCGGCAGCGTGGCCGAGGCCGACCGCATGATGACTCTGGTCAAGCGCATCCATTCGCTGTCGGTACTGGGCGATGCCGGCAATGTGCTCATCGAGATCGTGGCCGGCTGGATCATCGTGCTTGTCGCCACCGGCATCTACCTGTGGTGGCCGCGCGGGCGCAGCGGCGGCGTGGTGTCGATCCGGCCCGCCGCGAAAGGCCGGACATGGTGGCGCGACCTGCATGCCGTGACGGGCATCTTCGCCGGCGTCGTCGTGCTGTTCCTCGCGCTCACGGGCATGCCCTGGTCGATCGTGTGGGGCACGAATGTCAATGCCTGGCTCAGCGCCCGCGACCTGGGCGTGCCCCACGGTGTCTGGGCCGGCATCCCCCGTTCCACCCTGCCTGCCGCGGCGCTGGGCGAACTGCCATGGAGCCAGCAGGCGCAGCCCGTGCCGGCCTCCGATCCGCACGCCGCGCATCATGGCGCCGCCGCCCACCCCGACGTGGGCCACGGTCCGGCGCCAGCCCACGCGCAGGGTCCGGACAGCGTGGTGCGCACCCTGGCCGCCATCGGCCTGCACGATGGCTACCGCCTCGTGCTGCCGCGCGATGCGCACGGCGTCTACAGCGCGATCCGCATGCCGGGCAAGCTGGAAGAGCGGCGCGTGGTCCATGTGGACCAGTACTCGGGCGCGGTGCTGATGGACATCGGCGCAGCCCAGATCCGCCCCGTGGGGCGCATCACCGAGTGGGGCGTCGCCGTTCACCAGGGCGAACAGTATGGCGCGATCAACCTCGCCGTGATGCTCGCCGGCTGCCTGGCGCTGGTGGCCATGTGCATCAGCGGCATCGCCGCCTGGTGGCTGCGCCGGCCGGCGGGCCGCCTGGCCGCGCCGCCGCGCCGCGAGTCCGACCGGCTTGCCCGGGGCGTGCTGGCCATCGCCGCCGTCCTCGGCTGCATCTTCCCGCTGCTGGGCGCTTCCATGCTGGCGGTCCTGCTGCTCG
- a CDS encoding DUF2946 family protein: protein MSNLRQWKRLVTWLAVAAMLAAALLPSISYALAANGAESRLMNTMLAGICAPSGMRYDAATITAVMATTIAGDDDKVPGKQAGHMDDCPWCRLASDLPALPAAGLAIAPQADAALLPPLFYHSPAPLFTWAAGKPRGPPLLA, encoded by the coding sequence ATGTCAAACCTCCGGCAATGGAAGCGCCTGGTTACCTGGCTGGCTGTCGCGGCCATGCTGGCTGCCGCCTTGCTGCCGTCGATTTCATACGCCCTGGCCGCTAACGGTGCCGAAAGCCGCCTCATGAACACCATGCTGGCAGGGATCTGCGCACCAAGCGGCATGCGTTACGACGCTGCCACGATAACGGCGGTGATGGCGACAACGATTGCCGGGGATGACGACAAGGTGCCCGGCAAGCAGGCCGGCCACATGGACGACTGCCCGTGGTGCCGCCTGGCATCCGACTTGCCGGCGCTTCCCGCTGCCGGCCTGGCCATCGCACCGCAGGCTGACGCGGCCCTTCTTCCACCCCTGTTCTACCATTCGCCCGCGCCGCTGTTCACCTGGGCCGCCGGCAAGCCCCGCGGCCCTCCCCTCCTCGCCTGA
- a CDS encoding hemolysin family protein, which translates to MLLILLVLAAGFLSLTEIAFAGARKIKLKLLAEAGDARALKVMALQEQSADFFAASQIGLNAISIMGGIVGEGALRPHFIGWISTFYNGPALDNIGFAVSFLTVTFMFILFADLMPKRLAMRAPERIAVMLIAPISLFIRICKPLSWLINSAANVIFRIFKIDMTREDSITFDEISAAVEAGAQAGVLQKQEQHFIENVFQLESRSVASAMTTRDNVVYFKLNETEDSIREKVASHSKFPVCDGTIDRVIGYVDTRDILVRLLHKQAPVQLNELTIRTVPIIPDTLTLSELLDRFRASKETFAVVINEYALVMGVITLSDIMLTVMGSWGNTLEEDKQIIQRDDGSWLIDGSTPVEDVKRTLGLDSLPEEENYETAAGFMMFMLRKVPKKTDSVEYQGVKFEVLDVDHYRIDQLLVKHLAPKDTP; encoded by the coding sequence ATGCTGTTGATCCTGCTGGTGCTTGCCGCGGGTTTCCTGTCCCTCACCGAGATCGCCTTTGCCGGCGCACGCAAGATCAAGCTGAAACTGCTTGCCGAAGCGGGCGATGCGCGCGCGCTGAAAGTGATGGCGTTGCAGGAGCAGTCGGCCGACTTCTTTGCCGCCAGCCAGATCGGGCTGAACGCCATTTCGATCATGGGCGGCATCGTCGGCGAGGGCGCGCTGCGGCCGCATTTCATCGGCTGGATCTCCACGTTCTACAACGGCCCTGCGCTCGACAATATCGGCTTCGCCGTGTCGTTCCTCACCGTCACGTTCATGTTCATCCTGTTCGCCGACCTGATGCCGAAACGGCTGGCCATGCGGGCGCCGGAGCGCATCGCGGTAATGCTGATCGCCCCCATCTCCCTCTTCATCCGTATCTGCAAGCCCCTGTCCTGGCTGATCAACTCGGCCGCCAATGTGATCTTCCGCATCTTCAAGATCGACATGACGCGCGAAGACAGCATCACCTTCGACGAGATTTCCGCCGCCGTGGAAGCGGGGGCGCAGGCCGGCGTGCTGCAGAAACAGGAGCAGCATTTCATCGAGAACGTGTTCCAGCTCGAATCGCGTTCGGTCGCCTCGGCGATGACCACGCGCGACAACGTCGTGTACTTCAAGCTGAACGAGACCGAGGACAGCATCCGCGAGAAGGTCGCCAGCCATTCGAAGTTTCCCGTGTGCGACGGCACGATCGACCGCGTCATCGGCTATGTCGACACGCGCGACATCCTCGTGCGCCTGCTGCACAAGCAGGCGCCGGTGCAGCTGAACGAGCTGACGATCCGCACCGTGCCGATCATTCCGGACACGCTCACGCTGTCCGAGCTGCTCGACCGGTTCCGGGCCAGCAAGGAAACCTTCGCCGTCGTGATCAACGAATATGCGCTGGTCATGGGCGTCATCACGCTCAGCGACATCATGCTGACCGTGATGGGCAGCTGGGGCAACACGCTGGAAGAGGACAAGCAGATCATCCAGCGCGACGATGGCTCGTGGCTGATCGACGGCAGCACGCCGGTGGAAGACGTCAAGCGCACGCTGGGACTCGATTCGCTGCCCGAGGAAGAAAACTACGAGACCGCCGCCGGCTTCATGATGTTCATGCTGCGCAAGGTGCCCAAGAAAACCGATAGCGTGGAATACCAGGGCGTGAAGTTCGAGGTGCTCGACGTCGACCATTACCGGATCGACCAGCTGCTCGTGAAGCACCTCGCCCCGAAGGACACCCCATAG
- a CDS encoding DUF6484 domain-containing protein gives MPQPDRPSTTATTATTLTAADSPAEAPGADQLLHDVIVSTPPRARHANGIATGTLAGFDTDGTALVDIAPFDLRSVRARSVAPLDPGQVGQPVALGFEAGDPERPIVLGLMLAPAPAQAPRPAVDATIDGERVTLTAEHEIELRCGDAAIILSADGRIQIRGTYITSHADATQRIRGGSVNIN, from the coding sequence ATGCCGCAACCCGACCGTCCATCGACCACTGCGACCACAGCGACCACATTGACCGCTGCCGATTCGCCAGCAGAAGCGCCCGGCGCCGACCAGTTGCTGCACGACGTCATCGTCTCCACCCCGCCCCGCGCGCGACATGCCAATGGCATCGCGACGGGCACGCTGGCCGGCTTCGACACCGACGGCACCGCGCTGGTCGATATCGCGCCATTCGACTTGCGCAGCGTGCGTGCGCGCAGCGTTGCGCCGCTCGACCCCGGCCAGGTCGGCCAGCCGGTGGCGCTGGGCTTCGAAGCGGGCGATCCGGAACGCCCGATCGTCCTCGGCCTGATGCTGGCACCGGCACCCGCGCAAGCGCCCCGCCCCGCCGTCGACGCCACCATCGACGGCGAACGCGTCACGCTCACGGCCGAACACGAGATCGAGCTTCGCTGCGGCGACGCGGCCATCATCCTGTCGGCGGACGGCCGCATCCAGATCCGCGGCACGTATATCACCAGCCATGCCGATGCGACCCAGCGCATCCGGGGCGGCTCCGTCAATATCAACTGA
- a CDS encoding type VI secretion system Vgr family protein produces the protein MTFPNGDGPASLMLANRLDARESLSRDFRFVVEVISDDENIALKDVQGKMVTIDLVREDGTKRYFNGYVFEFRRDSTDGALVYYTMVLSPWLAYLRLRRDNYLFHNLSLGEQTDEIFADYPVHAWEMRVAGPDPTMTCACQYGETDYNYLHRRWEALGWYYWYEHTASGHKLILSDDSTSAPPIDGARTDIPFQREAGSMEDDGLGDWAPVRRLVPSSIALSSFDFKKPRPTAVDVPTTNEQGDVLRIESYEYAGAYGYTDLDGGDAQARIRIEEVEAMGKYFQGHGNDRTAQPGRRFELSNHFDVVQGGDHDFLILDVHHTANNNYQHADASLSRYANQITCSRTKVPWRPGRGYNSTEPKIYGLQTALVVGPPGEEIYTDEYGRVRVQFHWDRMGANDDRSSAWVRVATPWSGANFGMTSIPRIKSEVIVQFLDGNPDRPLITGMVPNADTMPAWDLPANKTQSGILSRSTPGGSYENANAIRFEDKKGSEQLWLHAEKDQLTEVEHDEDKWVGNDRRKTIDRDETSHIKRNRTETVDHDEKITIGDNRTEDVGKNESITIGGDRTKHVVRNEQDNIDMNWSTTVNMTKTEHIGMAYVQNVGMGRMENVGLGYDLNVGGIMATIVGVNQVTKVGNSISITAGDELSITVGQASLLMKSDGTIAINGHTFSVGTSDQQNFSADGNITMKAKKIQEN, from the coding sequence ATGACGTTTCCCAACGGCGACGGCCCCGCGTCATTGATGCTGGCGAACCGCCTCGATGCCAGGGAAAGCCTGTCGCGCGACTTCCGGTTCGTTGTCGAAGTCATCTCCGACGACGAGAACATCGCGCTCAAGGACGTCCAGGGCAAGATGGTCACGATCGACCTGGTCCGCGAAGATGGCACCAAGCGCTACTTCAACGGTTATGTGTTCGAGTTCCGCCGCGACAGCACGGATGGCGCGCTCGTGTACTACACCATGGTGCTGTCGCCGTGGCTGGCTTACCTGCGCCTGCGCCGCGACAACTACCTGTTCCACAACCTGTCGCTGGGCGAACAAACGGACGAGATCTTCGCCGATTACCCTGTCCATGCATGGGAAATGCGCGTGGCCGGCCCGGATCCGACAATGACCTGCGCATGCCAGTACGGCGAAACGGATTACAACTACCTGCACCGGCGCTGGGAGGCGCTCGGATGGTATTACTGGTACGAGCATACGGCCAGCGGGCACAAGCTGATCCTGTCGGACGACTCGACGAGCGCGCCGCCCATCGACGGCGCCCGCACGGACATTCCGTTCCAGCGCGAGGCGGGCAGCATGGAGGACGACGGCCTCGGCGACTGGGCACCGGTGCGCCGCCTGGTGCCATCCAGCATTGCGCTGTCCAGCTTTGACTTCAAGAAGCCGCGGCCGACAGCGGTCGACGTGCCGACGACGAACGAACAGGGCGACGTGCTGCGCATCGAAAGCTACGAGTACGCCGGTGCCTATGGCTACACCGATCTCGACGGCGGCGATGCCCAGGCAAGGATCCGGATCGAGGAAGTCGAAGCCATGGGCAAGTACTTCCAGGGCCATGGCAACGACCGCACGGCCCAGCCGGGCCGCCGCTTCGAACTGAGTAACCATTTCGACGTCGTGCAGGGTGGCGACCACGATTTCCTGATCCTCGACGTGCACCACACGGCCAACAACAACTACCAGCATGCGGATGCCTCGCTGTCCCGCTATGCGAACCAGATCACGTGCAGCCGCACGAAGGTGCCATGGCGCCCGGGCCGCGGCTACAACAGCACGGAGCCCAAGATCTACGGGCTGCAGACGGCGCTTGTGGTCGGTCCACCAGGCGAGGAAATCTATACGGACGAATACGGCCGCGTACGCGTGCAGTTCCACTGGGACCGCATGGGCGCGAACGACGACCGCAGCTCGGCCTGGGTGCGCGTTGCCACGCCATGGTCCGGCGCGAACTTCGGCATGACATCCATTCCGCGCATCAAATCGGAAGTGATCGTCCAGTTCCTGGACGGAAATCCCGACCGCCCGCTGATCACGGGCATGGTGCCGAACGCGGACACGATGCCCGCCTGGGACTTGCCGGCCAACAAGACGCAGAGCGGCATCCTGTCGCGCTCCACGCCGGGCGGCAGCTACGAGAATGCCAACGCCATCCGCTTCGAGGACAAGAAAGGCAGCGAACAGCTCTGGCTGCACGCCGAGAAGGACCAGCTCACCGAAGTCGAGCACGACGAGGACAAGTGGGTGGGCAACGACCGCCGCAAGACGATCGACCGCGACGAAACCAGCCACATCAAGCGCAACCGCACGGAGACCGTCGACCACGACGAAAAGATCACCATCGGCGACAACCGCACGGAGGACGTGGGCAAGAACGAATCGATCACCATCGGCGGCGACCGCACCAAGCACGTGGTCCGCAACGAGCAGGACAATATCGACATGAACTGGAGCACCACCGTCAACATGACCAAGACGGAACACATCGGCATGGCCTACGTGCAGAACGTAGGCATGGGCCGGATGGAAAACGTGGGCCTCGGCTACGACCTGAACGTGGGCGGGATCATGGCGACCATCGTCGGCGTGAACCAGGTCACGAAAGTGGGCAACAGCATTTCGATCACCGCCGGCGACGAGCTGTCGATTACGGTGGGCCAGGCCAGCCTGCTGATGAAGTCCGACGGCACTATCGCCATCAATGGCCATACCTTCAGCGTGGGCACGTCCGACCAGCAGAACTTCAGTGCCGACGGCAACATCACGATGAAGGCCAAGAAGATCCAGGAGAACTGA
- the pdxR gene encoding MocR-like pyridoxine biosynthesis transcription factor PdxR: MNDQDITTLQRQWAFSRTSNAPIYLQLYQRFREAIATGRLAPGQRVPSVRSLASALNVARGTVEMAYQLLASEGYFVARGAAGTVVAAGLANVPEPGQAAIARRPQVASSGPQEGVQPFQLGVPALDAFPRKAWARVAGHTLRTVETAAMPYPHPAGYEPLRRAIASYLGISRGIACTHEQVFVTAGYRGALDLVCRTLLQPGDTGWYEDPGYILARQYLDHAGMRLVPVPVDDEGLHVATGVRRAADARFAVVTPTHQSPMGVALSLPRRLALLDWARSRGSWIIEDDYDSEFRYHGRPLPALKSLDADGRVLYTGTFSKVLFPGLRLAYLVVPPSQVEKFDAAADLVPGAGSIMPQAMVTAFMEQGHFSRHLRKMRALYAARRGYLVNALSQALGDRLHVQAQAGGIHVLAHLRAGEDDRRLARAAKAAGLAVNALGDWRFAESPRGGLLMGFANFATASEAAVAVQRLEAVVRGVR, encoded by the coding sequence ATGAATGACCAGGACATCACGACCTTGCAGCGGCAATGGGCGTTCAGCCGGACCTCGAACGCGCCCATCTACTTGCAGCTGTACCAGCGCTTTCGCGAGGCCATCGCCACGGGCAGGCTGGCGCCCGGACAGCGGGTGCCGTCCGTGCGCAGCCTGGCCAGCGCATTGAACGTGGCCCGGGGAACGGTCGAGATGGCCTACCAGCTGCTGGCAAGCGAAGGGTATTTCGTCGCCCGCGGCGCCGCGGGAACAGTCGTTGCGGCCGGACTGGCCAACGTGCCCGAACCGGGCCAGGCGGCCATCGCACGCCGGCCGCAGGTCGCATCGTCCGGCCCGCAGGAAGGTGTCCAGCCATTCCAGCTCGGCGTACCCGCCCTCGATGCCTTTCCCCGCAAGGCCTGGGCCCGCGTTGCCGGGCACACGCTGCGCACGGTGGAGACAGCGGCCATGCCCTATCCGCATCCGGCGGGATACGAACCGCTGCGCCGCGCCATCGCCAGCTATCTCGGCATCTCGCGCGGCATTGCCTGCACCCACGAGCAGGTATTCGTCACCGCGGGATACCGCGGCGCGCTCGACCTCGTGTGCCGCACGCTGCTCCAGCCCGGAGACACAGGCTGGTACGAGGATCCGGGCTATATCCTGGCCCGCCAATACCTGGACCATGCGGGCATGCGGCTGGTGCCGGTGCCCGTCGACGACGAAGGCCTGCACGTGGCGACTGGCGTGCGCCGTGCCGCCGATGCCCGCTTCGCCGTCGTCACGCCAACGCACCAGAGCCCGATGGGCGTCGCGCTGTCGCTGCCGCGCCGGCTGGCGCTGCTGGATTGGGCGCGCAGCCGCGGATCGTGGATCATCGAGGATGACTACGACAGCGAATTCCGCTACCACGGCCGGCCGCTGCCGGCGTTGAAGAGCCTCGACGCGGACGGGCGCGTGCTGTACACCGGCACGTTCAGCAAGGTGCTGTTCCCGGGCCTGCGGCTGGCCTATCTCGTGGTGCCCCCGTCGCAGGTGGAAAAATTCGATGCGGCGGCCGACCTGGTGCCCGGCGCGGGCTCGATCATGCCGCAGGCCATGGTCACGGCCTTCATGGAGCAAGGCCATTTTTCGCGCCACCTGCGCAAGATGCGTGCGCTGTATGCGGCACGGCGTGGCTACCTGGTAAATGCGCTGTCGCAGGCCCTGGGCGATCGCCTGCACGTGCAGGCGCAGGCCGGCGGCATCCATGTGCTGGCGCACCTGCGCGCCGGCGAGGACGACCGGCGCCTGGCCAGGGCAGCCAAGGCGGCTGGCCTGGCCGTGAACGCGCTGGGCGACTGGCGCTTCGCTGAATCGCCGCGCGGAGGCCTGCTGATGGGATTCGCCAATTTCGCGACGGCGTCCGAAGCGGCCGTTGCCGTACAGCGGCTGGAGGCCGTCGTGCGCGGCGTGCGTTAA
- a CDS encoding carboxymuconolactone decarboxylase family protein, with protein sequence MSTPKRLPYHTLSPEAYRGLGATKLALERSSLGKELIELAWLRMSQINGCAFCLEMHAKALRAGGMQDAKLDSLAGWRVGEHYTARERAALAWTESLTHVDRTHAPDEDYGPLTEHFSDAEISDLTFAIALMSAFNRLAIGMRQ encoded by the coding sequence ATGAGTACCCCAAAACGATTGCCCTACCATACCCTGTCTCCCGAAGCCTACCGGGGGCTCGGCGCGACAAAGCTGGCGCTGGAAAGAAGCAGCCTCGGCAAGGAGCTGATCGAACTGGCCTGGCTGCGCATGTCGCAGATCAACGGCTGCGCGTTCTGCCTCGAGATGCACGCGAAGGCCCTGCGCGCGGGCGGCATGCAGGATGCCAAGCTGGACAGCCTGGCCGGATGGCGCGTGGGCGAGCATTACACGGCGCGCGAACGCGCGGCACTGGCCTGGACCGAATCGCTGACGCACGTGGACCGCACCCACGCGCCGGACGAGGACTACGGGCCGCTCACGGAGCATTTCAGCGATGCGGAGATTTCGGACCTGACCTTCGCCATCGCGCTGATGAGCGCATTCAACCGGCTTGCCATCGGGATGCGGCAATGA
- a CDS encoding FMN-dependent NADH-azoreductase, with protein MKHILHIDCSPRDASHSRDLSAALLARLLKRYPGAAVTRRDLGREPVPHAASAYATALSSPAALSSGEAATATHLSEQLIGEIERADALVIGTPMNNFTVPSVFKAWIDQILRMGRTMGVTATGEKTGLLADKPVYIGIASGGVFHGAHAKQPDFLIPYLVAAFGCVGITSLQFFPLQATAFLDGDRLATDREALVAAMR; from the coding sequence ATGAAGCATATCCTGCACATCGATTGCAGCCCGAGGGACGCCTCGCACAGCCGCGACCTGTCCGCCGCGCTGCTGGCGCGACTGTTGAAGCGGTACCCTGGCGCCGCCGTCACGCGGCGCGACCTTGGACGAGAACCCGTTCCGCACGCGGCCTCCGCCTATGCCACAGCGCTGTCGTCGCCGGCGGCGCTGTCGTCCGGCGAAGCGGCAACGGCCACGCACCTGTCGGAACAGCTGATCGGTGAAATCGAACGGGCCGACGCCCTGGTCATCGGCACGCCGATGAACAACTTCACGGTACCCTCGGTGTTCAAGGCGTGGATCGACCAGATCCTGCGCATGGGGCGGACGATGGGCGTGACGGCGACGGGCGAGAAGACTGGCCTGCTGGCGGACAAGCCGGTCTACATCGGCATCGCCTCGGGCGGCGTGTTCCATGGCGCGCACGCGAAGCAGCCGGACTTCCTGATTCCCTACCTCGTTGCCGCATTCGGCTGCGTGGGCATCACGTCGCTGCAGTTCTTTCCCTTGCAGGCCACGGCATTCCTCGACGGCGACCGGCTCGCAACCGACCGCGAGGCGCTGGTCGCGGCAATGCGCTGA
- a CDS encoding DUF308 domain-containing protein produces the protein MNDTINGSATTRSVTPDHPAMARWLKQYYFGRALFAFAWIAAAVGLAPHSPGIAALLLVAYPAWDALANLADGLRAGGLAGNRSQALNAGISVAIAIAIAIALPNMHRVLAVFGAWAIVAGLLQLATALRRRKTHGAQWAMIASGAQSALAGAFFVYQAGLPVTPSIFTVTGYAGFGAFYFLVAGVALTLRGIRRAA, from the coding sequence ATGAACGACACCATCAACGGGAGCGCGACAACGCGATCCGTCACGCCGGACCACCCCGCCATGGCACGCTGGTTGAAGCAATATTATTTTGGCCGCGCGCTGTTCGCATTCGCATGGATCGCCGCCGCCGTTGGCCTGGCGCCGCATTCGCCGGGCATCGCCGCCCTCCTCCTCGTCGCTTACCCGGCCTGGGATGCGCTGGCAAACCTGGCGGATGGCCTGCGCGCCGGCGGCCTTGCCGGCAACCGGTCCCAGGCCCTCAATGCCGGCATCAGCGTGGCGATCGCGATCGCCATTGCCATCGCGCTGCCGAACATGCACCGGGTCCTCGCCGTGTTCGGTGCGTGGGCCATCGTCGCCGGCCTGCTCCAGCTGGCTACCGCGCTGCGGCGCCGGAAAACCCATGGCGCCCAGTGGGCGATGATCGCCAGTGGCGCGCAGTCCGCACTGGCCGGCGCATTCTTCGTCTACCAGGCCGGCCTGCCGGTCACCCCGTCGATCTTCACCGTCACCGGCTATGCCGGCTTCGGGGCGTTCTACTTCCTGGTCGCAGGTGTCGCGTTGACCCTGCGGGGAATCCGGCGCGCGGCGTAG
- a CDS encoding TetR/AcrR family transcriptional regulator — protein MKSTTTADDILACTRSLIAAGGYNGFSYADIAGVVGIRKASIHHHFPSKVDLVRTLVAQYRKAAEEGIANLEHGISGPLDQLRAYVQYWKTCIGDATAPFCICALLAVELPMLPDDVALEVRGYFRFLSGWITSVFERGVREKNDRAGPSAPRGSGSLHGHRAWGHAVGPRLWGRDGIRRDHGPAIAAHGGVTRGTGPFRGLRLSGTGRRPTAGLSSPRQLSRAAGSPFLRHVAYQLVGSTMKSHLVRSTFPKEPP, from the coding sequence ATGAAATCAACGACCACCGCCGACGACATCCTTGCCTGCACGCGCTCCCTGATCGCCGCCGGCGGCTACAACGGCTTCAGCTATGCCGACATTGCCGGCGTGGTGGGCATCCGCAAGGCCAGCATCCATCACCATTTCCCCAGCAAGGTGGACCTGGTGCGCACGCTTGTCGCGCAGTACCGCAAGGCCGCGGAAGAAGGCATCGCGAACCTCGAGCACGGCATTTCCGGCCCGCTCGACCAGTTGCGGGCCTATGTCCAGTACTGGAAAACCTGCATCGGCGATGCAACGGCACCGTTCTGCATCTGTGCGCTGCTCGCCGTCGAATTGCCGATGCTGCCCGACGACGTGGCTCTGGAGGTACGCGGCTATTTCCGCTTCCTGTCCGGCTGGATCACGTCCGTATTCGAACGCGGCGTGCGGGAAAAAAACGATCGCGCTGGTCCATCCGCCCCGCGTGGAAGCGGAAGCCTTCATGGCCACCGTGCATGGGGCCATGCTGTCGGCCCGCGCCTATGGGGACGTGACGGCATTCGGCGCGATCATGGACCCGCAATTGCAGCGCATGGCGGCGTGACCCGTGGCACCGGGCCGTTCCGCGGCCTGCGCTTGTCAGGGACGGGGCGTCGGCCGACGGCTGGACTTTCATCGCCCAGGCAGCTCAGTCGCGCGGCAGGATCACCTTTTTTGCGTCACGTTGCCTACCAACTAGTAGGTAGCACCATGAAGTCTCATCTTGTCCGATCAACCTTCCCAAAGGAACCACCATGA
- a CDS encoding M15 family metallopeptidase: protein MSAGSSHSALMVDRDMARLAPAFAQAVRAALDECNAKAASLDAILYEGYRSQALQALYYQRGRTVRPPQVPVTNAPTNLQSWHGYGLAVDIVHRTGFWAPPEGEAWFHQVAAIFRRHDCNWGGDWQRPDLAHFQWAACPASPSDAARELVRTRGLLAVWDHFGARRPAPAGSADA, encoded by the coding sequence ATGAGCGCAGGTTCCAGCCATTCGGCGCTGATGGTCGACCGGGACATGGCCCGCCTCGCGCCCGCGTTCGCGCAAGCCGTGCGCGCGGCGCTGGATGAATGCAACGCGAAAGCGGCATCGCTCGATGCGATCCTGTATGAAGGCTACCGGTCGCAGGCGCTGCAGGCCCTGTATTACCAGCGCGGCCGCACGGTCAGGCCACCGCAGGTTCCGGTCACGAATGCCCCGACCAACCTGCAGAGCTGGCATGGCTACGGGCTGGCCGTCGATATCGTGCACCGGACGGGATTCTGGGCGCCACCGGAAGGGGAGGCGTGGTTCCACCAGGTCGCCGCCATTTTCAGGCGGCACGACTGCAACTGGGGCGGCGACTGGCAGCGACCCGACCTGGCGCACTTCCAGTGGGCCGCCTGCCCGGCCAGCCCGTCCGACGCGGCACGGGAGCTCGTGCGCACGCGGGGCTTGCTGGCCGTCTGGGACCATTTCGGCGCCCGCCGGCCCGCGCCGGCGGGGAGCGCTGATGCTTAG